The genomic stretch TCAATCACTTGTTCGGTAAAGACTTCGGATACAAGACCCATTTCCCTGTGTGAGTAAAGGTTTTGGCCGTCTGAAGTCGTTATACCGGCGCTTTCCTGACCACGGTGTTGTAGGGCGTGGAGACCAAGATAAGTGAGGTTTGCTGCCTCAGGATGCCCAAATATTCCAAATACACCACACTCTTCTTTGAGCTCATGCATAGGTTTTGAATAAATCCTCGAATCCGTTATTCCAGACTCTGTGGGCATCCAATATATTAATGTCTACAAGCCCATCAATTAACAAACTATCTCCTTTGACCTCTCCTATTATCTCCATCGGAACGCTATAAGTTTGACATATTTTCTCCAAATGAGGGAAATCCTTTCTATCCAGGGACATCAATGCCCTTGATTGGGATTCTGAAAAAAGTATTGCGTCCTCTCTCATATGGTGGTTGTTATTTATTTTAATCTTTGCTCCAATAGGTCCAAATGGGGTAAAGCTAGATTCAGCAAGAGCGATTGCCAAGCCCCCCTCCGAAAGATCGTGTAAAGACTTTATTATACCGGTTTTAGATGCTTCAAGTAAAGCTTTTATAAGACTGGATTCTGTTTCTAAATCCATTTCAGGTGGACTTCCACAGACAAGCCCATGGATTTGTCTCAGGTATTCACTGCCCCCAAATTCTTCTCTAGTTTCCCCGAGGATTACAATGACATCCCCCTCATTCTTAAACCACTGTGTAAGGTGGTTATCCAAATCTTCAATCAGCCCTACCATTGCGACGCATGGAGTTGGATAAATTGCCTTACCCCCAGTTTCGTTGTAAAAGCTTACATTCCCGCTCACAACAGGGGTGCCCAGGAAATTTGCGGCTTCCGCTAGCCCCTCAATTGATTTAATGAATTGCCACATAATTCCAGGATTTTCCGGACTTCCAAAGTTAAGACAATCTGTGATAGCCAAAGGTTTTGCCCCTGAACAGGCAAGATTCCTTGCGCTTTCTGCGACTGCGATCATCGCCCCAACGTAAGGGTCAAGATAACAGTACCTTGAGTTGCAGTTAGCGGTGAGTGCTATGGCCTTCTTTGTTCCTTTGATCCTTATTAGCGCCGAATCGGAGCCAGGGGGAGTAATGGTATCTGTTCTTACCATGTGGTCGTATTGTTCAAAAATCCATTTCTTATTCGAAAGTGTAGGTGATGAAAGAAGCTTTAGTAGAACCGACCCCAAATCTTTTGGTATTGGAATTGATGATAGGTTTAATCTCCTCGAGTGTTTTAAATAAGCCGGCTTTTTAAAAGGCCTTGAATATATTGGCGCTTCATTTGTGATTAAGCTGATCGGAATGTCTGCAACAATACCTCCATTTCCAACTATCTCCAGCCTGTTATTACCTGTAACTTCTCCAATCACACCGAAATCAAGACCCCACTTCTCGAATATAGCTTCGGCAATATTTTCTTTCCCTTTTTGTGTAACAATCAGCATTCTCTCTTGAGATTCTGATAGCATGACTTCATAAGGAGTCATCTTTTCTTCTCTTTTTGGTATTTTTTCAATGAATATCTTAATCCCTGTGCCCGCGCGGCTTGCCATTTCAGTTGAGGAGGATGTTAGCCCTGCAGCTCCCATATCCTGTATGCCTATCACAATACCAGTTTTAAAGAGTTCAAGACAGGCTTCTAACAG from Thermodesulfobacteriota bacterium encodes the following:
- the purL gene encoding phosphoribosylformylglycinamidine synthase subunit PurL, which translates into the protein MSELNNLRLALDHGLNRNEYNKIISELGREPNMTEIGILAAMWSEHCSYKSSKVHLRKLPTEGKRIIQGPGENAGIVDIGDDLCVVFKMESHNHPSYIEPYQGAATGVGGILRDIFTMGARPIALLDSLRFGDPNLQKTKYLLEGVVSGIAGYGNCIGIPTVGGEVYFDECYNGNPIVNVFAIGITKKDKIFKGLAKGVGNPVIYIGSKTGRDGIHGAVMASETFSKEAEEKRPTVQVGDPFTEKLLLEACLELFKTGIVIGIQDMGAAGLTSSSTEMASRAGTGIKIFIEKIPKREEKMTPYEVMLSESQERMLIVTQKGKENIAEAIFEKWGLDFGVIGEVTGNNRLEIVGNGGIVADIPISLITNEAPIYSRPFKKPAYLKHSRRLNLSSIPIPKDLGSVLLKLLSSPTLSNKKWIFEQYDHMVRTDTITPPGSDSALIRIKGTKKAIALTANCNSRYCYLDPYVGAMIAVAESARNLACSGAKPLAITDCLNFGSPENPGIMWQFIKSIEGLAEAANFLGTPVVSGNVSFYNETGGKAIYPTPCVAMVGLIEDLDNHLTQWFKNEGDVIVILGETREEFGGSEYLRQIHGLVCGSPPEMDLETESSLIKALLEASKTGIIKSLHDLSEGGLAIALAESSFTPFGPIGAKIKINNNHHMREDAILFSESQSRALMSLDRKDFPHLEKICQTYSVPMEIIGEVKGDSLLIDGLVDINILDAHRVWNNGFEDLFKTYA